The genomic interval CAGGGGGTCATCGGCGGCGTAGAGAATCAGGGTGGGAATGGTCAGTTCGGGCATAAAGGGCAGGGGGCTGCTGGCGCTGTAGTAATCTTCTACGCTGGCGAAGCCCAGCCGCCCAATCACCAGTTCGTGGTCAAAGCCCCAGATGCTGTTGGCGCGGTCGATCGCCGCCAGGTCAAAGTGTCCGGGGTGCAGCTGGTGCAGCCGCTGGGCCAGCCGCTTGAGTTCCCGGGCGATCGATCGCTCCAGGTATTTGCCCAATGGGTCGGCGGTCAGGTAGCGCAGCGATCGATTGGAGTCGAGGCTGGGGCACACTACCACCACTCCGCCGATATCCCCCGGCACCAAGCCGCTGTCCGTGGGCAAATCCATTGCGGCTTTGGCCCCCCACAGCGCCAGTTGCCCGCTCAGGGAGTAACCCATAAACCAGAAGGGAGGCGCACAGCCCAAAGCTTTGGCCTGGGCCGCTAGAGCGATGTAGTCATACCCTTCGTACAGGCCGTCGGAAGTTAGGGTGGGGGAGAGTTCAGCGGTTTTGCCGTGGGCGCGCCAGTCAAACATCACCAGGCCGTAGCCTCGCTGGTAGGCCTTGCGGCCCAGAATCTCCAGCTGCCACTGGTCCTCCAGGCTGCCGGTGATGCCGTAGGTGGCAATCACGGTGCCCCTGGTACGGGGAGATACCGCCCAGCGGCCAAAAATGGGCACATTGCCGTGGCCCTTAAAGACATGGTCCTGGTAGCTGACCGGCACCAGATCCGTGTTGTGGGACCAGGTCTGGTTGGTGACCAAAGCCGTATAGAGGGTCATAGCCAGACCATTTTGCAGAAACCAGGGGGGCAGGAAGGGCGGCATAGGGTGGGCAGCACAAAATGGGCGAACACTGCTTTTAGCATTTCAGAGAACCCCGCCCGACACCATCCCCCCACCGAAGAAAAACGTACTATTGATGACAGGCCCTACACCAACTGGCGAGGCACGGGCAACTGGCGAGGCACGGGCAACTGGCGAGGCACGGGGAATGACCAATCCCAACATTCAGAGAGATGTGGTGCGGGTGGGTATGGTGGGCACCGGGTTTGTGGGCCGGCGGCGGGCCGATGCCTTGCAGAAACTGACCACGGCCCAACTGGTCGCTGTGGCGGGGCACACCCCCGCTGAAACGGCGGCCTTTGCAGAGCAGTACAGGGTCGCGGCCCTGGATAACTGGCAGAACCTGGTCACCTACGACGACCTGGATCTGATTGTAGTCTGCCACATCAACAGCGAGCACGGTCCGGTGGTGAAGGCCGCCCTGGAGGCGAACCGCCACGTGGTGGTCGAATATCCGCTGGCGATCTGCGCCGACCAGGCCCAGTCGCTGCTCACCCTGGCCCAGTCCAGGCAGCGGCTGCTGCATGTCGAGCACATCGAGCTGCTGGGGGGCACCCACCGGGCCCTAAAAGCCAACCTGGCGGCGGTGGGGCAGCCATTCCATGCTCGCTACTGCACTCTGGCCCCCCGCCGCCCCGCCCCCCTCACCTGGACCTACTGCCCCCAGCTGTTTGGGTTTCCCCTGGTCGGGGCGCTGTCTCGCCTGCATCGGCTGATTGACTGCTTTGGCCCGGTGGCCCGGGTCTACGGCCAAACCCACTACGGCGGCCATACCCCCGGTCCCGAAGGCATGGACTGCTACCGCACCTGTCTCTGCACCGCCCAACTCACCTTTGCGTCAGGGCTGATCGCAGAGGTCGTCTACGGGAAAGGGGAGGCGCTGTGGCAGGGGGCGCGGCGGCTGGAGGTGACCGGCAGCGAGGGGTATCTGTGTTTGGAGGGCGATCGCGGCACCGTTACCGACGCCCAGGGTACGCGCCCCCTAGAGGTCGGATCGCGCCGGGGGCTATTTGCCGCCGACACCGCCCAGGTCATTGACCACCTGCTGACGGGGCATGCGCTGTACTGCACCCCCGAGGCCAGCCTGTACACGCTCCAGGTGGCGACCTGTGCCCAGCGATCGGCGGAGACAGGGCAGGTGGTCGAGGTGGTCGCTCCCCCGGCTAAGCCTGGCAGTCCGCTGATTGCACCGCCTCAGTGAGGGTTGCCCTGGCTACCGGAGTTGACAGCGAGGCCAGGGTTGATCAAATCATTTGGTAGCGTTGATGACGGCGGGCGTTTATGCCCCTTGGAATCATAGGTCAGCGAACGGGAGTAACAACTATATGACCGTATGTGAGTACAGGCCCGGTTTAGAGGGTGTACCGGCCACCCAGTCGAGCATTAGCTTTGTGGATGGCCAGGCGGGAATTTTGGAGTATCGCGGTATTCCCATCGAAGAACTGGCTCAGCGCAGCACGTTCTTAGAGACGTCCTACCTGCTGATTTGGGGTGGGCTGCCCTCCAAGAGCGAACTGGAAGCCTTCGAGTACGAAATTCGCTACCACCGCCGCCTCAAGTACCGCATTCGCGACATGATGAAGTGCTTCCCCGAGAGCGGCCACCCGATGGATGCCCTGCAGGCCTGTGCGGCGGCCCTGGGCCTGTTCTACTCCCGGCGAGCCCTGGACAATCCGGTCTACATTCAGCAAGCGGTGGTGCGGCTGCTGGCCAAAATTCCCACCATGGTGGCGGCATTTCAGCTGATGCGGAAGGGCAACGACCCGGTGCAGCCCCGCGATGACCTCGACTACGCCGCCAACTTTCTCTATATGCTCAACGAGCGCGAGCCCGACCCGCTGGCCGCCCGCATTTTTGACATCTGCCTCACCCTCCACGCCGAGCACACCATCAACGCCTCCACCTTCTCGGCCATGGTGACGGCTTCGACCCTGACCGACCCCTACGCCGTGGTGGCCTCGGCGGTGGGCACCCTGGCGGGGCCGCTCCACGGCGGGGCCAATGAAGAGGTGATCGAGATGCTGGAGCAGATCGGTTCGGTGGAAAACGTGCGCCCCTACGTGGAGCGCTGCATTGCCGAAAAGTCTAAAATTATGGGCTTTGGCCACCGGGTCTACAAGGTCAAAGACCCCCGCGCTACCATTTTGCAGGGGTTGGCCGAGCAGCTGTTCGAGAAGTTTGGCCAGGACGAGTACTACGCGATCGCCCTGGAGATGGAGCAGGTGGTCTCCGAAAAGCTTGGGGCCAAAGGCATTTACCCCAACGTGGACTTCTACTCGGGCCTGGTCTACCGCAAGCTGGGCATCCCCACCGACCTGTTCACGCCGATCTTTGCGATCGCCCGGGTGGCGGGCTGGCTGGCCCACTGGAAAGAACAGCTGGGCGAAAACCGCATCTTCCGGCCCACCCAGATCTACACCGGCCCCCGCCATCAGACCTACGTGGACCTCGCCAATCGGCCTCAAATTTGGGATAAACAGGGATTTGCAGTCTCTTTGCCCTCCTATGAGGCTCCTTAGCCCTGGGGCGGCCACACGGTCGTAAGAGTGCCCAGATTCGAAAAAATAAATACCTCCTGATGGGTCAGACCCCTCTGGGCACTCTCTCCTTCAGCAGAGATCATTGATTTAGTGACGATTTTCAGGAACTCCTGCCCCTCTGGCGCTTGCGTCGGGGGGCTTTTGTTTGGGGGGTATTGGGTGTCGGGTGTCGGGTGTCGGGCCGCCCCTAAAACCTGACACCTAAAACCTGACACCCCCCTTCCCTCACCCCCCAACCGTAGCCCACACCATCCCCAGCAGCCCCGCCAACCCCACGTAGTAGACCACCACTGGCAGAAGCTGACGCATCAGCAGTCCTTCGCGGCCCAGCAGTCCCACCGTCGCCGCTGCCGCCACCACGTTCGAGACGCAAATTACGTTGCCCGCCGAGGCTCCCACCGTTTGCAGGGCCAGAATGAGCGCTGGCGGCGTGGCGATATTCTCTGCCACCCCAAACTGAAACAGCGAAAACATCATGTTGCTGACGGTGACGCTGCCAGCCACAAAAGCCCCAATTAGCCCCACTCCAGCGGCGAACAGCGGCCAGACTCCTCCCGCCAGGCCCGACATGCCCTCCGCCAGGGCGATCGGCATGCTGGGCAGCCCGGCACCATTGACGTCTGAGTTGATGAAGACCCGCGCCATCAGCACAGCGGCCCCCAGCGCCAGGGCGGTTTTTTGCAGCACGGGCAGCGATCGCCCCAGCGCCTGGCCCAAATCCCCAGGCTTCATCTGGTGCAGCCCGTAGGTGATCGCCACCACCAGCAAAAACATGGTACCCGGCAGGTAGAGCGGGGCAGAGGCCGCCGTGATGGTGGTGCCAAAGATCCCGGTCCAGGCGACCCGTGCCCCTTGGAGCCAGCCCTTCAGCGGCAGCTGCGACAGCCGAGACAGCACCAGCAGCACGCCGAGCAGGACGTAGGGCAGCCATGCCTTGACCACGGTCATACCCGCTGGGGGTGACGGCAACGTAGGCACGACACTACCCGACCAGCTCTCGGGCCAGCTCTCTGGGGGCGGAAAATCCCAGGGGCGCTGAGGCTGGAGCCAGCCCAGGCGAATCAGGGTGACGACGATAGCTAGCCCCACCAGTCCACCGATCATCGACGGAAATTCGGGCCCCAGGAAAATGGCTGTCAGGCTGTAGGGCACGGTAAAGGCCAGGCCCGCCACCAGGGCAAAGGGCCACAGCCGCCCCTCGACCCGCCCCCGACCCCGAGCAAAAATCCGGCTGATCATCATCACTAGCAGCAGCGGAATAAACGTGCCGATCGCCGCGTGAATCAGAGCCGCCCGGCTGCCCACCTGGGCGATGAACTCATTCAGGCCCAGGTTCTGGGCAGTCAGGGCCGCCTCCACCGCCGTCGCTCCCCCCAGGCCCGCATCCATGCCAAAGATCAGCGGAGTGCCGACGGCCCCAAAGGTAGAGGGCGTGCTTTGAATGATCAGCGCCGCCAGCACCGCCGCCAGGGCCGGGAACCCCACCGCCACCAGCAGGGGCACGCAGACCACCGCCGGGGTGCCAAACCCCGATGCCCCCTCAATAAAGCTGCCAAACAGCCAGGCGATCACGATCATCTGCACCCGGCGATCGGGCGACAGGGCCAGCAGGCTCTGGCGGATCACCGCGATCGCCCCCGACGCCAGCAGCACATTCAGCAGCAAAATCGCCCCAAACACGATGAAGAGAATCTCGGCGGCGATCGCCAGCCCCTGCACCAGCGAAGCCGCAATGTAGCTAAAGGGTACCTGCCACGCTAGCACCGCCACCAGCGCCGTCGCCACCAGCGCCCCCGGCATCGCCTGACTGGCCGGACGCCGCGCCACAACCAGCAGCAGAAACACCGTTGCGATCGGCAGCAGGGCAATGAGGAAAGTCAGCATGGAACGTCGTGGGGTGGAGTGTTGTCAGGATTGTAAAGGGATGGGGATGCGGATGAGGTAGGTGGTGAAGGCGAGGAGTAATACCCACCCATCCGCCCACCCACTATCCTCACTAATACCTTCACCCAAGAATTCCAATGAATCCTGCTTCCTAGCTCCGGTGGATCGCGAGAGATGACGGTAGAATCTAAACAACTGTTTTTTCCTCGCTAGAGTCAACCGTACCGTTGCTAAGGACTGGCCGATGAACCAAGGAATTGACCTACAGGGTAGTTTTGTCAACGCCCTAGTTGACCTGGGCTTGCCTGCCGGGGCAGCAAAAGCCCTATGGCTACCCCTGCCCATGGTGGTCATTTTGGTTGGGGCGACCGTAAGCATTTTTGTAACGGTATGGCTGGAACGAAAAATTTCCGCCGCGGCCCAACAGCGGATTGGGCCCGAGTTTGCCGGACCGCTGGGCACGCTTCAGGCGGCGGCGGACGGCATCAAGCTCATTTTCAAAGAAGACATTACTCCCGCCAAGGCCGACCGGCTACTGTTTACGCTGGGGCCTGCGATCGTTGTGATTCCGGTCTTCCTGTCTTACCTGATCGTACCCTTCGGCCAAAACCTGGTGATTACCGATATTGGCGTCGGCATCTTTCTGTGGATTGCTCTGTCCAGCATCGCTCCCATTGGGCTGCTGATGTCGGGCTATTCCTCCAACAACAAGTACTCTCTGCTAGGGGGCTTGCGGGCGGCAGCCCAGTCGATTAGCTACGAAATTCCCATGGCCCTGGCGGTGCTGGCCGTGGTGCTGATGTCCAACAGCCTCAGCACTATCGACATCGTCAACCAGCAGTCGGGCTACGGTATTTTGGGCTGGAACATTTGGCGACAGCCCGCCGGGTTTTTGATCTTCTGGATTGCCGCTCTGGCAGAGTGTGAGCGTCTGCCGTTTGACCTGCCCGAAGCTGAGGAAGAGCTGGTGGCGGGCTATCAGACCGAATACACCGGCATGAAATTTGGCCTGTTCTACGTGGGCTCCTACGTCAACCTGGTTCTATCGGCGCTGATTGTCTCCATTCTGTACCTGGGTGGCTGGGAGTTCCCCGTCTCCGTGAGCTGGCTGGCCGGCCTGCTGGGGGTCAGCGAAACCACCCCCTGGCTCCAGGTGATCACCGCCTCGGTCGGCATCATGATGACGTTGTTTAAGGCCTACGCTCTGGTGTTTATTGCGGTGCTGCTGCGGTGGACCATGCCCCGCGTGCGCATTGACCAACTGCTTGATTTTGGCTGGAAGTTTTTGCTGCCGGTTTCTCTGGTCAACCTGCTGCTGACCGCGGCCCTCAAGCTCACCTTTCCGGTGGCCTTTGGCGGCTAGTGCAGAGCCGCTGCTTTAACCTAAGTCTAGGGGTGAGTAGTTTTTGTCGAGGCTCTAGGGCTTTTTCTGCGAACTTTCACCCACTCCCCTGTAAAACTCTGGAGGCTTCCCCATGCTGGGTTTTCTAAAACAAGTCGGCGACTATGCTAAAGAAAGCTTACAGGCGGCCAAATACATTGGCCA from Leptolyngbya sp. KIOST-1 carries:
- a CDS encoding YheT family hydrolase, whose amino-acid sequence is MPPFLPPWFLQNGLAMTLYTALVTNQTWSHNTDLVPVSYQDHVFKGHGNVPIFGRWAVSPRTRGTVIATYGITGSLEDQWQLEILGRKAYQRGYGLVMFDWRAHGKTAELSPTLTSDGLYEGYDYIALAAQAKALGCAPPFWFMGYSLSGQLALWGAKAAMDLPTDSGLVPGDIGGVVVVCPSLDSNRSLRYLTADPLGKYLERSIARELKRLAQRLHQLHPGHFDLAAIDRANSIWGFDHELVIGRLGFASVEDYYSASSPLPFMPELTIPTLILYAADDPLFSPEIIPDLKRVCAVNAKIDLVLTDYGGHVGYYNGSAGQRLAGDSDPWWAWNRALDWVDRQIA
- a CDS encoding Gfo/Idh/MocA family protein translates to MTNPNIQRDVVRVGMVGTGFVGRRRADALQKLTTAQLVAVAGHTPAETAAFAEQYRVAALDNWQNLVTYDDLDLIVVCHINSEHGPVVKAALEANRHVVVEYPLAICADQAQSLLTLAQSRQRLLHVEHIELLGGTHRALKANLAAVGQPFHARYCTLAPRRPAPLTWTYCPQLFGFPLVGALSRLHRLIDCFGPVARVYGQTHYGGHTPGPEGMDCYRTCLCTAQLTFASGLIAEVVYGKGEALWQGARRLEVTGSEGYLCLEGDRGTVTDAQGTRPLEVGSRRGLFAADTAQVIDHLLTGHALYCTPEASLYTLQVATCAQRSAETGQVVEVVAPPAKPGSPLIAPPQ
- a CDS encoding citrate synthase, which gives rise to MTVCEYRPGLEGVPATQSSISFVDGQAGILEYRGIPIEELAQRSTFLETSYLLIWGGLPSKSELEAFEYEIRYHRRLKYRIRDMMKCFPESGHPMDALQACAAALGLFYSRRALDNPVYIQQAVVRLLAKIPTMVAAFQLMRKGNDPVQPRDDLDYAANFLYMLNEREPDPLAARIFDICLTLHAEHTINASTFSAMVTASTLTDPYAVVASAVGTLAGPLHGGANEEVIEMLEQIGSVENVRPYVERCIAEKSKIMGFGHRVYKVKDPRATILQGLAEQLFEKFGQDEYYAIALEMEQVVSEKLGAKGIYPNVDFYSGLVYRKLGIPTDLFTPIFAIARVAGWLAHWKEQLGENRIFRPTQIYTGPRHQTYVDLANRPQIWDKQGFAVSLPSYEAP
- a CDS encoding L-lactate permease; the protein is MLTFLIALLPIATVFLLLVVARRPASQAMPGALVATALVAVLAWQVPFSYIAASLVQGLAIAAEILFIVFGAILLLNVLLASGAIAVIRQSLLALSPDRRVQMIVIAWLFGSFIEGASGFGTPAVVCVPLLVAVGFPALAAVLAALIIQSTPSTFGAVGTPLIFGMDAGLGGATAVEAALTAQNLGLNEFIAQVGSRAALIHAAIGTFIPLLLVMMISRIFARGRGRVEGRLWPFALVAGLAFTVPYSLTAIFLGPEFPSMIGGLVGLAIVVTLIRLGWLQPQRPWDFPPPESWPESWSGSVVPTLPSPPAGMTVVKAWLPYVLLGVLLVLSRLSQLPLKGWLQGARVAWTGIFGTTITAASAPLYLPGTMFLLVVAITYGLHQMKPGDLGQALGRSLPVLQKTALALGAAVLMARVFINSDVNGAGLPSMPIALAEGMSGLAGGVWPLFAAGVGLIGAFVAGSVTVSNMMFSLFQFGVAENIATPPALILALQTVGASAGNVICVSNVVAAAATVGLLGREGLLMRQLLPVVVYYVGLAGLLGMVWATVGG
- the nuoH gene encoding NADH-quinone oxidoreductase subunit NuoH, with product MNQGIDLQGSFVNALVDLGLPAGAAKALWLPLPMVVILVGATVSIFVTVWLERKISAAAQQRIGPEFAGPLGTLQAAADGIKLIFKEDITPAKADRLLFTLGPAIVVIPVFLSYLIVPFGQNLVITDIGVGIFLWIALSSIAPIGLLMSGYSSNNKYSLLGGLRAAAQSISYEIPMALAVLAVVLMSNSLSTIDIVNQQSGYGILGWNIWRQPAGFLIFWIAALAECERLPFDLPEAEEELVAGYQTEYTGMKFGLFYVGSYVNLVLSALIVSILYLGGWEFPVSVSWLAGLLGVSETTPWLQVITASVGIMMTLFKAYALVFIAVLLRWTMPRVRIDQLLDFGWKFLLPVSLVNLLLTAALKLTFPVAFGG